DNA sequence from the Tissierella sp. MB52-C2 genome:
TATTCTGCAAATGCAATCACTTAGTATTTTTTATTATGATGTTGGTTACATATGGTCGAATAAATAGGAGGATATAAATGAAGCTTTTAAGGGATACATTTCTCGAAATAAATTTAGACAATTTAATATATAACATAAAAAGCATAAGAAATATGGTAGGAGAAGATGTGGGAATAGCTGCAGTAGTAAAGGCTAATGGATATGGACATGGAGCCAATGGTATAGCCAAGGATTTAATGGAAAATGGGGCAGATTATTTAGCAGTGGCGACTTTAACTGAGGCATTAGATCTAAGAAGGAATTTTCAGGAATATCCAATATTGATTATGGGATTTACTCCTGATAGATTTTTAGAATATATAGTGAAGGAGGATCTAACTCAGACTATATTCTCCTATAACCAAGCCAAAATACTAAATGATTATGGAATCGAATATAATAAGAAGCCTGTGGTTCACATAAAGTATGATACTGGATTTAATAGACTGGGATTTAGAGACTTCGATGAAAGTATAAATCAAATAGAAAAAATATGTAAATTGTCCAATCTAAATGTAGAAGGAATATTTTCTCACCTTGCCCTTACAAATAAGGAAGAAGATGAAAAACAGTATAATAAACTTAAAAGAGTAATATCAGAGCTAGAAAAAAGAGGAATAACCTTTAAGTATGAACATATTGAGGACAGTATATCTGCAGTAGACTATCCTGAATTTAGAATGAATATGATTAGACCAGGGGCCATAATCTATGGCATAAAGGGTTTTCATTATGGTTCTTTAGACATAAAACAAGTATTAAAATTTAAAACGAAGATATATAATATAAGAAAAATCAATAAAGGAGAAGGGGTAAGCTACGATTATTTATGGAAAGCAGAAAGAGATAGTATAATTGGAACAATGCCCTTTGGATACGCTGATGGTTATCCTAGAAATCTAAGGAATAAGGGATATGTCGTGGTAAGGGGACAAAAAGCACCTATAATCGGAATAATATGCATGGATCAATGTATGGTTGATTTAACAGATATAGAGGAAGTTTCAGAAGGAGATGAAGCTATTATTTATGATGATGGAACCAACGGTTCTTTAGATATTCATAATGCAGCACTATTAGCAGAAACAAATAAAAATGAAATAATCAGTAGAATTGGTATGAGAGTGCCAAGAGTTTATATTAGAGATGGAGAAATAGTAGATATAATTGATTATATTGGTTAAGGAGAATGATATGGATATAAAAAAAAGAGTAGATGATTTATTCGGGGAATTAGTAGATATAAGAAGAGATTTCCATAAATATCCTGAATTAAGTGAAGAAGAATATAGAACCCATGAGAAGATATGCGAATATCTTCAAAATTGGGGGATAGAATATACAAAAAATGTGGCTAAAACAGGAGTAGTAGCCATAATCAGAGGGAAAAAACCTGGTAATACTGTAGGGGCTAGGGCAGATATAGATGCATTACCAATTGAAGAACTAAATAAGCTGGAGTTCAAATCTGTAAATAAAGGTGTAATGCATGCCTGTGGTCATGATATTCATACAACCATTCATCTTGGAGTAGCTAAGATTTTAAAGGAAATGGAAGAAGATATATCTGGAAATATAAAAATATTTTTCCAGCCAGCAGAAGAGACCATAGGTGGAGCAAAGACAATGATAGAAGAGGGATGTTTAAAGAACCCAGATCTTGACTATATATTATCTCTCCATGTGATGCCTTATTTAGATGTAGGTGAAATCGAATTAAAACAGGGGAAGATGAATGCAGCTACTAATGAATTTACCATAAAAGTAAGAGGAAAATCTAGTCATGCGGCTTATCCAGAACAATCAGTAGATACAATAGTTATGGCAGGATATATAATTACAGCTTTGCAATCCATAGTAAGTAGAAATGTATCTCCACTTAACTCTGTAGTTTTAACTTTAGGAAAAATCAATGGAGGAACAAAAAATAATATCATAACAGATGAAGTTATTATGTCTGGTACTTTAAGAACATTAGACGAAAACACAAGAGAATTTGCAAAAAGTAGAATAAGAGAAATAGTAGAAAATACAGCAAAGGCTTATGGTGGTGAAGGAGAGGTATACTTTGAAGAAGGTTATCCTGCCCTTATAAATAATGATGAGATAGTAGATGTTTTAAAAGATATGGCTGAGGACTTACTAGGTGAAGACAATGTAAAATTTAAAGAGTTTCCAAGTATGGGAGCAGACGATTTTTCCTATTTTTTAAAAGATGTCAAAGGAGCATATTATAACTTAGGATGTGGAAATAAGCTTGAGGGATGGACATCTCCAATTCATAATGGGAATTTCATGGCAGATGAAGAATGTATAAAGGTAGGCGTTCTTTTGCAGACAAAGACTTTACTTAAATTATTAAATATATAATGGGGGAATGAAGAAATGAAGGTTTATATTAGCGTAGATATAGAAGGAATAACAGGGGTGACTAATTGGAATGAAACAGAGCTAGGTCATGGAGAATGGCAGTGGGCAGTTGAACAAATGACAAGGGAAACCATAGCAGCCTGTGAAGGGGCTTATGATGCTGGTGCCACAGAAATAATCGTAAAGGATGCCCATGATTCAGCAAGAAATATGAATATATCTAGACTTCCAAAAGGGGTAAAGGTCATAAGAGGATGGGACTCATCTCCTGAATCAATGATGGCAGGTATAGACGATAGCTTTGATGCCACCATTTTTATAGGGTATCATTCAGCAGCAGGAGAAGATGGAAATCCATTGGCTCATACAATGAACTCTCAAAAAGCAACATGGATAAAAATCAATGAAGAAATAGCATCTGAGTTTACAATTAATACATTGATATCGGAATATTATAATGTCCCAGTAGTGTTTTTATCAGGAGATAAAATGTTATGTGAAAGTGCAAAAAAACTAGTTCCCAATATAGAAACAGTAGATGTAAAGATGGGAAAAGGCGGTGCCACCTTTAACATTCATCCAGATACTTCTTGTGAACTGATAAAAGAAGGAGTAAAGAAGGGGTTAAAGAAAATCCATGAATGCAAAATAGAATCTCCAAAAGAGTTTAAAATGGAAATAAGATTTAGGGAACATAAAGATGCTAGAAGGGCTAGTTATTACCCAGATGCTAATCTTATAGACCCTCATACAGTGGAATATATAGCTAAAGATATTCAAGAAATGATAGTAGCAAGAATGTTTATATTATAAATTTTAATGGAGTACTACAATAAATCGCCAAAAAGTGATATAATTGAATAAATAATATCTCTAAAGGGTGATAAAATGGCTTTAAATTCCGAATCCTATACAAAAATGTTTACTGATATGATGTCTGAAGGATTTATAGTAATAGATAATAAAGGGATAATTCAGATATACAATGAAAAGGCCAAGGAAATTTTTGGTATAAGGCAAGAGGGGCAGAAACATCACAGGGAAGGAAGAATAAATCCTGGTGACATAGTTATTATCGCTAATAACTCCATAGGGCAAGATGATGGAAAGATGGATTCCACGTCATTAAAATTTCTAGGGATAAATGATAATAGCATAGGTACAGGAGATTGTCTTATTGTAATTGGAGTTTTTGATAAAAAGGGAATGATAAATCCAGTATTTAAGACTCTAAAAAATTATCATAAGGAGGATTTCCTAAAATTAAAAACAGAATATTTAGAAATCCCTATGGAGATAGAAATAGATTTTGTAAATAAATTAATATCCATCAAAGTAAGAGATGAAGAGTTTATGATAAATTATATAAATGCTATTGGTCATATGGTAGTTTTAGATGGAATAACTAGAGAAATGAAATTTTATCAATCCCATGGATATACTGCAAGGGAAGAAAGTATCAATGACTTATTAAAGGGAAAAGTATATAGGTCTAAAGGCGAAAATACCGAGACTTTAGATGTAATAGGAAAAAATATATTTCAAATTCATAAATCAGATTCCATAATTCAAGAATTCTTTAATGTAGCTAAGGGTGAAAACATTAGTTATATTGATAGATTTGAAGATATTAATGGCTATCCTACCATGTGTACACTTTTACCTGTTGAAAATAAAAATAATAGAATAGGTGCAGCCTTAAAAGTTGAAGATATTTCAGAAATAAAAAGGATTATAAGGGAAAGAGATAATGCCATTAATAGGCTGGAAAAGGCAGAGTCTCAATTAAATGAGGAAAAAGCATTAAACAAGGCATTTCCAGACTTTGCAGGGGACAGTGAACAAATTGAATCTGTAAAGAGAATGGCTTTAAAGGCATCAAAAACTAATTCAAATGTATTACTTTTAGGGGAAAGTGGAACAGGAAAGACTATTCTTGCAAAACATATCCATGAAAATAGCAAGCTCAAAGATGAAAGTTTTGTTCATGTAAACTGTGGAGCCATACCTGAAACGTTGTTGGAATCTGAACTATTTGGATATGAGAAGGGAGCCTTTACAGGTGCACTTTCTGAAGGGAAGAAAGGATTCTTTGAAATAGCCAACAGTGGAACCATATTTCTAGATGAAATTGGAGATATATCCATAAATTTGCAAGTCAAACTATTGCAAATTATCCAGGAAAAATGGTTCTATAGAGTAGGTGGTACAGAGAAGATTAGAGTAAATATAAGAATAATTGCTGCCACTAACAAGAACTTAGAGGAAGAAATGTTAAAGGGAAATTTTAGAGAAGATTTATATTATAGAATAAATGTATTTCCTATATGGATACCGCCCTTAAGAGAACGAAAACAAGATATAATTCCATTAATAGACTTGGTACTTCCTAAAATATGTAGAGAAATAGGCTGTAGACCCAAGAGGATTTCTTCAGAGGCTATTAATATATTGCTTAAATATAATTGGCCGGGAAATATAAGGGAATTGGAGAATATCTTAGAAAGGGCTGTCAACTTAGCTGAAGGAGACAATATACTTTCTAAACATATAAACCTAGGTTTAAATAAACAAGATAGTGAAGATAAAAATATAATATCCCTTAAGGGTTCATTAGAGAAATATGAAAAGAAACTTATACAGGAAGCCTTATCTATATATAAGGGAGATAAGAAAAAGGTAATGGAAGCTTTAAAAATAAGTAAGACCAACTTTTATGATAAAGTAAAGAAGTATAATATAGAATAAGATATTATCAAGGAGGGATTAAATGAAAATAAAAGAAATAAAAGTGGGTGAAATAGCTGTACCTCTTAAAAAGTCTTTTAAAACTGCCCTTAGAACAGTTCATAGTATTGAAGATATAGTAGTTAAAGTAATTACTGATACAGGTCATGTAGGATATGGAGAAGCTGCCCCTACAGCAGTAATTACAGGAGATACTAAGGGTTCCATAAGATGTGCCATAGAAGATTATATAGCACCTCAAATAATAGGGTTAGATATAGAAAATATAGAAGAAATAATGACTAGAATAGATAAATCTATAATTAAAAACACAAGTGCTAAAGCAGCAGTTGATATAGCTGTATATGACCTTTTTGGACAACTACATAATTCCCCTTTATATAAACTTTTAGGAGGATATAAAAAGGAAATAATTTCAGACTTGACCATAAGTGTAAATGAGCCTTCTGAAATGGCAGAAGATAGTATTGATGCTGTAAAAAGAGGATATGAAACATTGAAAATAAAAGTAGGTCTCGATTCAAAGATGGATATGGAAAGAATAAAGGCCATAAGAGATGCCGTTGGATATGATATAGATTTAAGATTAGATGCAAATCAAGGCTGGAAACCAAAGGAAGCCGTCA
Encoded proteins:
- the alr gene encoding alanine racemase: MKLLRDTFLEINLDNLIYNIKSIRNMVGEDVGIAAVVKANGYGHGANGIAKDLMENGADYLAVATLTEALDLRRNFQEYPILIMGFTPDRFLEYIVKEDLTQTIFSYNQAKILNDYGIEYNKKPVVHIKYDTGFNRLGFRDFDESINQIEKICKLSNLNVEGIFSHLALTNKEEDEKQYNKLKRVISELEKRGITFKYEHIEDSISAVDYPEFRMNMIRPGAIIYGIKGFHYGSLDIKQVLKFKTKIYNIRKINKGEGVSYDYLWKAERDSIIGTMPFGYADGYPRNLRNKGYVVVRGQKAPIIGIICMDQCMVDLTDIEEVSEGDEAIIYDDGTNGSLDIHNAALLAETNKNEIISRIGMRVPRVYIRDGEIVDIIDYIG
- a CDS encoding M20 family metallopeptidase, with translation MDIKKRVDDLFGELVDIRRDFHKYPELSEEEYRTHEKICEYLQNWGIEYTKNVAKTGVVAIIRGKKPGNTVGARADIDALPIEELNKLEFKSVNKGVMHACGHDIHTTIHLGVAKILKEMEEDISGNIKIFFQPAEETIGGAKTMIEEGCLKNPDLDYILSLHVMPYLDVGEIELKQGKMNAATNEFTIKVRGKSSHAAYPEQSVDTIVMAGYIITALQSIVSRNVSPLNSVVLTLGKINGGTKNNIITDEVIMSGTLRTLDENTREFAKSRIREIVENTAKAYGGEGEVYFEEGYPALINNDEIVDVLKDMAEDLLGEDNVKFKEFPSMGADDFSYFLKDVKGAYYNLGCGNKLEGWTSPIHNGNFMADEECIKVGVLLQTKTLLKLLNI
- a CDS encoding M55 family metallopeptidase — encoded protein: MKVYISVDIEGITGVTNWNETELGHGEWQWAVEQMTRETIAACEGAYDAGATEIIVKDAHDSARNMNISRLPKGVKVIRGWDSSPESMMAGIDDSFDATIFIGYHSAAGEDGNPLAHTMNSQKATWIKINEEIASEFTINTLISEYYNVPVVFLSGDKMLCESAKKLVPNIETVDVKMGKGGATFNIHPDTSCELIKEGVKKGLKKIHECKIESPKEFKMEIRFREHKDARRASYYPDANLIDPHTVEYIAKDIQEMIVARMFIL
- a CDS encoding sigma 54-interacting transcriptional regulator, translating into MALNSESYTKMFTDMMSEGFIVIDNKGIIQIYNEKAKEIFGIRQEGQKHHREGRINPGDIVIIANNSIGQDDGKMDSTSLKFLGINDNSIGTGDCLIVIGVFDKKGMINPVFKTLKNYHKEDFLKLKTEYLEIPMEIEIDFVNKLISIKVRDEEFMINYINAIGHMVVLDGITREMKFYQSHGYTAREESINDLLKGKVYRSKGENTETLDVIGKNIFQIHKSDSIIQEFFNVAKGENISYIDRFEDINGYPTMCTLLPVENKNNRIGAALKVEDISEIKRIIRERDNAINRLEKAESQLNEEKALNKAFPDFAGDSEQIESVKRMALKASKTNSNVLLLGESGTGKTILAKHIHENSKLKDESFVHVNCGAIPETLLESELFGYEKGAFTGALSEGKKGFFEIANSGTIFLDEIGDISINLQVKLLQIIQEKWFYRVGGTEKIRVNIRIIAATNKNLEEEMLKGNFREDLYYRINVFPIWIPPLRERKQDIIPLIDLVLPKICREIGCRPKRISSEAINILLKYNWPGNIRELENILERAVNLAEGDNILSKHINLGLNKQDSEDKNIISLKGSLEKYEKKLIQEALSIYKGDKKKVMEALKISKTNFYDKVKKYNIE
- a CDS encoding dipeptide epimerase, which translates into the protein MKIKEIKVGEIAVPLKKSFKTALRTVHSIEDIVVKVITDTGHVGYGEAAPTAVITGDTKGSIRCAIEDYIAPQIIGLDIENIEEIMTRIDKSIIKNTSAKAAVDIAVYDLFGQLHNSPLYKLLGGYKKEIISDLTISVNEPSEMAEDSIDAVKRGYETLKIKVGLDSKMDMERIKAIRDAVGYDIDLRLDANQGWKPKEAVMLLRKMEDKGFNIELVEQPVLANDIEGLKLVTDNVNIPILADEAVFSPEDAVKIIQNRAADLVNIKLMKTGGIHNALRICSVAEIYGVECMIGCMLESKLSVSAAVHLAASKKIITKIDLDGPGLCKEDPILGGPEFNDYRIILNDEPGLGFKEIRNLSF